In Citrus sinensis cultivar Valencia sweet orange chromosome 4, DVS_A1.0, whole genome shotgun sequence, one DNA window encodes the following:
- the LOC102620744 gene encoding caffeoylshikimate esterase-like, with product MPIHPVAEANEQSLFGSLTPDEFYARHSVSHSSEYITNSRGLRLFTQWWTPLPPAKTLGVLCVVHGFTGETSWIVQLTAVLFAKSGFATCAIDHQGHGFSDGLVAHIPDLNPVVEDAISFFDSFRARHAPDLPAFLYSESLGGAIALYITLRQKGAWDGLILNGAMCGISQKFKPPWPLEHLLFTVAWLVPTWRVVPTRGSLPMVSFKEEWKRKLALSSPRRPVARPRAATALELLRVSRDLQGRFEEVEVPMLICHGGDDVVCDPACVEELYKRAASKDKTLSIYPGMWHQLIGEPEENVELVFGEMVEWLRERASSAAKGGDGSRPAAELDSGA from the coding sequence atgcCCATACACCCGGTTGCCGAAGCCAACGAGCAGAGCCTATTCGGCTCATTGACTCCGGACGAGTTCTACGCCCGCCACTCAGTGAGTCACTCCTCCGAGTACATCACCAACTCGCGCGGCCTCAGGCTCTTCACCCAGTGGTGGACCCCACTCCCTCCCGCCAAAACCCTCGGCGTCCTCTGCGTCGTCCACGGCTTCACCGGCGAGACCAGCTGGATTGTCCAGCTCACCGCCGTCCTCTTCGCCAAATCGGGCTTCGCCACGTGCGCTATCGATCACCAGGGCCACGGCTTCTCTGATGGACTTGTCGCTCACATTCCCGACCTCAACCCCGTCGTCGAAGACGCGATTTCCTTCTTCGATTCATTCCGTGCGAGACACGCGCCGGATTTGCCCGCGTTTTTGTACTCCGAGTCCTTAGGTGGGGCCATTGCTCTTTACATCACGCTCCGTCAGAAGGGCGCGTGGGAtggtttgattttgaatgGGGCCATGTGCGGGATTAGCCAGAAATTCAAGCCGCCGTGGCCCTTGGAGCACCTTCTTTTCACAGTCGCGTGGCTGGTGCCTACCTGGCGCGTGGTTCCCACCCGCGGTTCGCTCCCGATGGTCTCGTTCAAGGAGGAGTGGAAGAGGAAGCTGGCGCTGTCGAGCCCGAGGAGGCCGGTGGCGAGGCCGCGTGCGGCGACCGCGCTGGAGTTGCTGCGCGTATCGAGGGATTTGCAAGGGAGGTTCGAGGAAGTCGAGGTGCCGATGCTGATATGCCACGGCGGAGACGACGTCGTTTGCGATCCCGCCTGCGTTGAGGAGTTGTATAAACGTGCAGCGAGTAAGGATAAGACGCTGAGCATTTATCCAGGCATGTGGCATCAGCTGATTGGCGAGCCTGAGGAGAATGTTGAGTTGGTTTTCGGAGAGATGGTGGAATGGCTGAGAGAAAGAGCCTCGAGCGCTGCCAAGGGCGGTGATGGTTCGCGCCCTGCCGCTGAGTTAGATTCTGGCGCTTAA